The window tgcttccatccacatttggggCTGTCTTTCAACGGTTTGCATACTGCGCGctctctgcctcttcggtctgcaggaatggatcccaaactgttgaccagtatgctgctcgctctgactaaTACGtcatcatgagtggcagtggagttattccttaaactacaaaggcaagaggagtgtgacattgatctcgctgtgacacgagattgcttgtggcattcatgaaGGTGCTGACCATAGAGGAACGCCACTTTTGGTCtcggggaaacaagcactgagtggtgggatcacatcgtgatgcacgtctgggatgacttgcagtggctgcagaactttagcatgaggaaagccacattcatgggactgtatgTTGAGCTCGCCCCAACCTGCcacacaaggacatgagaatcaGATCTGCCATTGGAGAACACGtagtgattgcactgtggaagctggctactccagacttcTACCGAtgggtcgctaaccagttcggaatgagaaagtcgactgttggactTGTGTTGATGAAAGCGTGCAAGGCCATTAATCGTATCCTACTCCGAAAGACTCTGGGTagcgtgcatgacattgtggatggctttgcacgaatgggcttccctaactgtggaggggtgacaGATGGCACGCATATTACAATTCTGGCATCAGACCACCTAGCCGCCGAGTGCATTAATCGCAAAggatatttctcaatggttctccaggcacttctAGATCACCGTGGGtttttcacagacattaatgcaggctggtctggaaaggtgcatgacaaacgcatcttttggaacactggcctgttcaggaagctgcaagcagggactttcttcctggaccagaagatcaccataggggaagtcgaaatgcccattgtgatcctgggagaccctgcctaccccctAGTGCCATGGGTTATAAAACCATACacggggcaccttgacagcagcaaggagtggttcaacaacaggctaagcaagtgcagaatgactgttgagtgtgcttttggccattttaaaggcctgctggcgctgcctatatgggaatctggacctggccgatgacaatattcgtacgcttatagctgcatgctgtacgctccataatatttgtggagggaagggtgaaagcttcactcagggctggaccgcagagGCTCACCCCTTGCAGGCTGAGTTTGAGCAGCCAGAgatcagggctattagaggggtgcagcgcAGGGcaataaggatcagggatgccttgagtcagcaatttgaagctgaaagccactaatatttgttgctgtgcTCGGGAATGTGGTGCTtttaatgctaggaggtgattgagATTGGTGCAGGCGATGCAATATGAAGGTTTAAGGTaattgttgctttgcagggctctgtttgatttcagttaatagaataaagattgttttcaaaccaacacaattcttttattaaaaaaacaacagctggagggagtcaaacaaaaaaacaaatcagcactgagggggatagggaagggaaggtcccaggaggaggtggggtacCAGGATGGTTAAAGATTTATGCAtctccagggatcatatccagcTTTCTCCTTTGGAGTGCAGTGCAGGGGATGCTGTACTTCaacagggccaaactgcagagggatgggtgttgagtgcagtgagtaCTGGGAGTCCGCAGTGCTGtactgtgatgggggaggagtggaatgccgcAGGTACAGACTGGAACCAGGAGATTGATAAGAGTGTATTggtggtgtctggggggtgcatggaaaagagttctgtgacagcagctgcaggggagtgcGGGTGCAGAGCTGCTTGTTTTGCAGTGCTAGTATCGGTTGGAGCATGTCTGTTTGGCGCTCCGTAACGTTTAAGAGCCGCTTCGTTGCAGCATGCTGCATTCTTCTTTTattccctcttctcgctgtcccgctactcctccttcaattcctgttttttctgccgcagagtgcatcataacatcacgcagaaagtcctccttagttctttgtGGCTGCTTCCTAATTCTGCGCAGCTGTTCAGCCGGCGATgataaagagggaggctgggctcccgaGGTCATCTccgtgaagccaaaatgcaacattttacagaagcagtattgttttcAACACAtgcaacactgattcagtgatttaaaacacagccactgttcacatacc of the Dermochelys coriacea isolate rDerCor1 chromosome 9, rDerCor1.pri.v4, whole genome shotgun sequence genome contains:
- the LOC122455670 gene encoding protein ALP1-like is translated as MRIRSAIGEHVVIALWKLATPDFYRWVANQFGMRKSTVGLVLMKACKAINRILLRKTLGSVHDIVDGFARMGFPNCGGVTDGTHITILASDHLAAECINRKGYFSMVLQALLDHRGFFTDINAGWSGKVHDKRIFWNTGLFRKLQAGTFFLDQKITIGEVEMPIVILGDPAYPLVPWVIKPYTGHLDSSKEWFNNRLSKCRMTVECAFGHNICGGKGESFTQGWTAEAHPLQAEFEQPEIRAIRGVQRRAIRIRDALSQQFEAESH